A genomic stretch from Setaria italica strain Yugu1 chromosome VII, Setaria_italica_v2.0, whole genome shotgun sequence includes:
- the LOC101758734 gene encoding BTB/POZ and MATH domain-containing protein 3, which produces MVRPSRTPTLVAVPPPDLSRHLGDLLAAGHGADVTFQVAGETFRAHRYILAARSSVFKAQFLGAMRESNVSSQAYPIRVADMEPQVFRALLAFLYTDALPDYCSSGQEDEAAAMAQHLLVAADRYGMERLKLVCEDSLCKHIDTGSVAIILALAEQHNYQGLKKACFRFMIRSSSALNDVLATDGFQHLPRSCPSVLKELLSNSSTPDPTSYYWYQALVVVLILCFAVWGFVVFIVNHFSPVKLVLTS; this is translated from the coding sequence ATGGTACGTCCCAGCAGGACGCCTACCCTCGTCGCTGTGCCGCCGCCCGATCTCAGCCGGCATCTCGGCGACCTCCTCGCAGCCGGGCATGGCGCCGACGTGACGTTCCAGGTTGCCGGCGAGACGTTCAGGGCGCACAGGTACATTCTGGCGGCCAGATCGTCGGTGTTCAAGGCACAATTCTTGGGCGCCATGAGGGAGAGCAATGTCAGCAGCCAAGCGTATCCGATACGCGTGGCTGACATGGAGCCACAGGTGTTCCGGGCTTTGCTCGCTTTCTTGTACACCGACGCACTGCCAGATTATTGCTCTTCGGGTCAAGAAGACGAAGCAGCCGCGATGGCTCAGCATCTGCTTGTCGCCGCAGACAGGTACGGCATGGAGAGGCTGAAGCTCGTTTGCGAAGATAGCCTGTGCAAGCACATTGATACAGGCTCTGTGGCGATCATCTTGGCTTTGGCTGAGCAGCACAACTACCAGGGGCTGAAGAAGGCCTGCTTCCGGTTCATGATCAGGTCCTCTTCAGCTCTGAATGATGTActggcaactgatgggttccAACATTTACCCCGAAGCTGCCCTTCTGTTTTGAAGGAGCTGCTATCCAATTCTTCTACTCCGGACCCAACTAGTTACTACTGGTACCAAGCACTGGTAGTGGTACTTATTCTATGCTTTGCGGTTTGGGGGTTTGTAGTTTTCATTGTTAACCACTTCTCTCCTGTCAAGCTAGTACTAACTAGCTAG
- the LOC101770615 gene encoding uncharacterized protein LOC101770615 produces the protein MPQLELDEYRVEDAVERIIPLLEDTGITAHKAIYFDGWDGLAASAVLRAIAEDPPPSLKKKFDKILHIDCSMWKSRRALQRAIADELNLTQRVMAAFNRQDEEDDFSGVDEGSRAEIGEVWLLITESLLRCRYLVVFHNGSNDTVDLASCGIPRPEFLGSKILWTFRGRLRLNPQVKDKVDSSHLIIYRPIGWDFDDDTAKLILDEATEIVKSIQHKQSITPTIAAKCISYILWLNHEEGGGTMDYNWTTHASNYWVCDGIIEEGQSDDSWELSTALHQQIRLEDCSYQTVKFRGHEYREHWKSVIEDPSNIEEGTSSYFLSAKNGLSLPRKMFQQSYRLRVLKLSGCNFSFYSPPFCCCHSLRFLGLDKCKDQPQEEEDRQRRPTMKYLHSLWVLDVRNMDWELDLLQDSIEQMAVNIREIHVKNGRIWRSNLAWAQLQNLCKLRVIKLLDLSGNNAIQVLPTLCGATGLKTLILDGCAELDHVGPGIPPSLESFSFDVGAGDDGNNTAKISRITLAGCPKLVQFRLLGSLSKLEELDLSGTPMKILDLKKEIQVQNLQRIFLIGCKQLRSIIWPEKRMEQLRLVCIDTRQELVLTETSRDSLVCPEQEKYCHARVSVTDMRFFQSLVTIDGGEFPWITTPFKLNLYLSCTSNDDGKNCIFISRTEKLVRSSNLHKPLISMACRIYNDISIEGIATNKADGSSALQFEPQDLHVEIGQGTINTKVLNPQGVRAIRFMMDRVMSLHVHDSCSITTIIPKHIASATGQEIHYPALKWCHVEKCPKLEVVFHTNYDGDDYFFDQLETFWAVDLLMARSIWSRGRPFDREDDVSFARLRAIHLHMCPRLQFVLPLSWGHTLSSLETIHIVCCRDLKQVFPVESGFLKRVATGHPNGMLKFPKLKHLYLHDLSCLQQICEAKIFAPELETVRIRGCWGLRRLPATDRHHRDGHLVAVDCEKDWWNNLEWHGLHVGHDPSLFAPRHPAYYKKRLLRTTVLR, from the exons ATGCCTCAACTGGAG CTTGATGAGTACAGAGTCGAGGATGCGGTTGAAAGAataatccctttgttggaggatacCGGAATAACTGCACACAAGGCCATCTACTTTGACGGATGGGATGGACTGGCTGCTTCTGCTGTGCTCAGAGCTATAGCAGAGGACCCTCCACCATCTCTGAAGAAGAAATTTGATAAGATCCTCCACATTGATTGCTCGATGTGGAAGAGCCGAAGGGCACTCCAGAGGGCGATCGCTGATGAACTCAACCTTACTCAGAGGGTAATGGCGGCTTTCAACAGGCAAGATGAGGAGGATGATTTCAGCGGAGTAGATGAAGGTTCTAGAGCTGAGATTGGAGAAGTTTGGTTGCTGATAACTGAATCCCTGTTACGATGCCGATACTTAGTTGTCTTTCACAATGGAAGCAATGATACGGTGGACTTGGCTAGTTGTGGTATTCCACGACCTGAATTCCTTGGTTCTAAGATACTGTGGACTTTCAGAGGAAGGCTTCGGCTCAACCCGCAAGTAAAAGACAAGGTGGACAGTTCACATTTGATTATTTATCGGCCTATTGGCTGGGACTTCGACGATGACACTGCTAAACTAATATTGGATGAGGCTACAGAAATTGTCAAGTCCATACAGCATAAGCAGAGCATCACCCCAACAATAGCTGCCAAGTGTATCTCCTACATATTGTGGTTGAATCATGAAGAGGGTGGTGGTACCATGGACTACAATTGGACTACCCACGCTTCCAACTATTGGGTTTGTGATGGAATTATCGAAGAAGGTCAGTCTGATGACTCCTGGGAGCTCTCTACCGCTCTCCATCAACAGATACGATTAGAGGACTGCTCATATCAAACAGTCAAGTTCCGTGGTCATGAATACAGGGAACATTGGAAGTCTGTCATTGAAGATCCATCTAACATTGAAGAAGGGACATCATCCTATTTCCTTAGTGCCAAAAACGGATTATCATTGCCACGTAAAATGTTTCAACAGTCGTATAGACTTCGTGTACTGAAACTGTCTGGATGCAATTTCAGCTTCTATTCCCCTCCATTCTGCTGTTGCCATAGCCTAAGATTCCTTGGATTAGACAAATGCAAAGATCAACCGCAGGAAGAAGAGGACAGGCAAAGGAGACCAACAATGAAATATCTCCATAGCCTATGGGTGCTAGATGTTAGGAACATGGATTGGGAATTGGATCTATTGCAAGACTCGATAGAGCAGATGGCTGTAAACATCAGAGAGATTCATGTAAAGAATGGAAGGATTTGGCGCAGCAACCTTGCATGGGCACAACTGCAGAACCTTTGCAAGCTTCGAGTAATCAAGCTCCTTGACCTATCTGGAAACAATGCCATCCAAGTTTTGCCGACCTTGTGTGGGGCAACTGGATTGAAAACTCTCATCCTAGATGGTTGTGCTGAGTTGGATCATGTTGGTCCAGGAATACCTCCATCACTTGAGTCATTCAGTTTCGATGTCGGAGCAGGGGATGATGGTAACAACACAGCTAAAATATCACGTATTACCTTGGCCGGTTGTCCAAAACTGGTCCAGTTCAGATTGCTTGGATCCCTTTCAAAGCTTGAGGAGCTAGACCTCTCTGGCACACCGATGAAAATTCTAGACCTGAAAAAGGAGATCCAAGTTCAAAATCTTCAACGAATCTTCCTGATAGGATGCAAGCAGCTCCGTTCAATTATTTGGCCAGAAAAAAGGATGGAACAACTGAGGTTAGTATGCATTGATACGCGACAGGAATTAGTGTTGACGGAAACATCACGTGATTCTCTTGTCTGCCCAGAGCAGGAAAAGTACTGCCATGCACGTGTTTCTGTCACAGATATGAGGTTCTTTCAGTCGTTGGTGACAATAGATGGTGGAGAGTTTCCCTGGATCACTACCCCGTTTAAGCTGAATCTCTACCTGTCGTGCACTAGCAATGACGATGGAAAGAACTGCATTTTTATTAGCAGGACTGAAAAACTTGTTCGGTCGTCAAATCTACACAAGCCATTAATCTCCATGGCATGCCGCATCTACAATGACATCAGCATTGAAGGGATAGCTACTAATAAAGCTGATGGCAGTAGTGCGCTACAGTTTGAGCCACAAGACCTCCATGTTGAGATCGGTCAGGGGACAATCAACACTAAAGTGCTCAATCCACAAGGAGTCAGGGCTATAAGGTTTATGATGGACAGGGTCATGTCGTTGCACGTGCATGACAGTTGTTCCATCACCACTATCATCCCTAAGCACATTGCATCAGCAACTGGCCAGGAAATTCATTACCCTGCTCTTAAGTGGTGCCATGTGGAGAAATgcccaaagttggaagttgtcTTCCATACTAACTATGATGGCGATGACTATTTTTTTGATCAACTGGAGACCTTTTGGGCAGTTGATCTCTTGATGGCCCGATCGATCTGGAGCAGAGGAAGGCCATTTGACAGGGAGGACGATGTATCCTTTGCAAGACTGCGGGCCATACATCTGCACATGTGCCCCAGGCTCCAATTTGTCCTCCCGTTGTCATGGGGACATACCTTGTCCAGCCTGGAGACCATCCACATAGTCTGCTGCCGTGACCTCAAACAGGTCTTCCCAGTGGAGTCTGGCTTTTTGAAGCGAGTCGCTACCGGGCATCCAAACGGCATGCTGAAATTCCCAAAGCTCAAGCACTTGTACCTGCACGATCTCTCCTGCCTGCAACAGATATGCGAGGCAAAAATATTTGCTCCCGAGCTGGAGACTGTCCGCATCAGGGGCTGCTGGGGCTTGAGGCGCCTCCCGGCCACTGACCGCCATCATCGAGATGGACATCTTGTTGCTGTGGATTGTGAGAAGGACTGGTGGAACAACCTGGAGTGGCATGGGCTGCACGTCGGCCACGACCCCTCCCTCTTTGCGCCGCGCCACCCGGCGTACTACAAGAAGCGATTGCTGAGAACCACGGTTCTCCGGTGA